A window from Aeromonas rivipollensis encodes these proteins:
- the aspS gene encoding aspartate--tRNA ligase → MRSIYCGQVNEAHAGQTITLCGWVHRRRDLGGLIFIDMRDREGIVQVFFDPDKPDAFALASELRGEFCIQVTGVVRTRPDSQRNSDMATGAIEVFAHELTIINRAEPLPLDFNQVNSEEISLKYRYLDLRRPEMAKYLKTRAKASAFVRRFMDEQGFLDIETPMLTKATPEGARDYLVPSRVHKGKFYALPQSPQLFKQLLMMSGFDRYYQIVKCFRDEDLRADRQPEFTQIDVETSFMTAPQVREIMEEMIRKLWLHILNVDLGDFPIMTFDEAMRRFGSDKPDLRLPMELVDVADLLTAVEFAVFAGPANDPKGRVAALKVPGGAELSRKQIDEYTKFVGIYGAKGLAWMKVNAAANGLEGVQSPVAKFLSDEIVREILARTGAADGDILFFGADSKKVVCDAMGALRLKVGRDLGLVENVWKPLWVIDFPMFEEDGEGGLAAMHHPFTAPSNLGPAELKANPLGAYANAYDMVINGYEVGGGSVRIHNSEMQSTVFDILGITPDEQRLKFGFLLDALKYGTPPHAGLAFGLDRLSMLLTGTDNIRDVIAFPKTTAAACLMTDAPSFANQAQLTELAIATVAKADAKADA, encoded by the coding sequence ATGCGCTCTATCTATTGCGGACAGGTCAATGAGGCCCATGCCGGGCAGACCATTACATTGTGCGGTTGGGTCCACCGTCGTCGCGATCTCGGCGGCCTCATCTTTATCGACATGCGCGACCGGGAAGGGATCGTGCAAGTCTTCTTCGACCCGGACAAGCCGGACGCCTTCGCCCTGGCCTCCGAGCTGCGCGGCGAGTTCTGCATCCAGGTGACCGGCGTGGTGCGTACCCGTCCGGACTCCCAGCGCAACAGCGACATGGCCACAGGTGCCATCGAGGTGTTCGCCCACGAGCTCACCATCATCAACCGTGCCGAGCCGCTGCCGCTGGACTTCAACCAGGTCAACAGCGAAGAGATAAGCCTCAAGTATCGCTATCTGGACCTGCGTCGCCCCGAGATGGCCAAGTACCTGAAGACCCGTGCCAAGGCCAGCGCCTTCGTGCGTCGCTTCATGGACGAGCAGGGCTTCCTCGACATCGAGACCCCCATGCTGACCAAGGCGACCCCGGAAGGGGCCCGTGACTACCTGGTGCCGAGCCGGGTGCACAAGGGCAAGTTCTACGCCCTGCCGCAGTCCCCGCAGCTGTTCAAGCAGCTGCTGATGATGTCCGGCTTCGATCGTTACTACCAGATCGTCAAGTGCTTCCGCGACGAGGACCTGCGTGCCGACCGTCAGCCGGAATTCACCCAGATCGACGTGGAGACCTCCTTCATGACTGCGCCGCAAGTGCGTGAAATCATGGAAGAGATGATCCGCAAACTCTGGCTGCACATCCTGAACGTGGATCTGGGCGACTTCCCCATCATGACCTTCGACGAGGCCATGCGCCGCTTCGGCTCCGACAAGCCGGACCTGCGCCTGCCCATGGAGCTGGTGGACGTGGCCGATCTGCTGACCGCAGTCGAGTTCGCCGTCTTCGCCGGCCCCGCCAACGACCCCAAAGGCCGCGTCGCAGCCCTGAAAGTCCCGGGCGGCGCCGAGCTCTCTCGCAAGCAGATCGACGAATACACCAAGTTCGTCGGCATCTACGGTGCCAAGGGCCTGGCCTGGATGAAGGTCAACGCCGCCGCCAATGGCCTCGAGGGCGTGCAGTCCCCGGTGGCCAAGTTCCTGTCCGACGAGATAGTGCGCGAGATCCTGGCCCGTACCGGCGCCGCCGATGGCGACATCCTGTTCTTCGGGGCTGACTCCAAGAAGGTCGTCTGTGACGCCATGGGCGCCCTGCGCCTGAAGGTGGGCCGCGATCTGGGTCTGGTGGAGAACGTCTGGAAGCCGCTCTGGGTCATCGACTTCCCCATGTTCGAGGAAGATGGCGAAGGTGGTCTGGCTGCCATGCACCATCCCTTCACCGCCCCGAGCAACCTGGGCCCGGCCGAGCTCAAGGCCAACCCCCTGGGTGCCTATGCCAACGCCTATGACATGGTGATCAACGGCTACGAAGTGGGCGGCGGCTCTGTGCGTATCCACAACAGCGAGATGCAGTCCACCGTGTTCGACATCCTGGGCATCACCCCGGACGAACAGCGTCTGAAGTTCGGCTTCCTGCTGGATGCCCTGAAATACGGTACCCCGCCCCACGCCGGTCTGGCCTTCGGCCTGGACCGCCTCAGCATGCTGCTGACCGGTACCGACAACATCCGGGACGTGATCGCCTTCCCGAAAACCACGGCAGCGGCCTGCCTGATGACGGATGCTCCCAGCTTCGCCAACCAGGCCCAGCTGACCGAGCTGGCCATCGCCACCGTAGCCAAGGCCGATGCCAAGGCTGACGCCTGA
- a CDS encoding DUF72 domain-containing protein encodes MSLYLGLPQWSHPAWPGQLLGVGARPAEHLAHYARVFNTVEGNTTFYASPTPETVRRWADAVPDHFRFSFKFPKDISHQSDLVSADKQVTDFIRLLAPLHDRLGLLKLQLPARFGPQGLARLGAFFERLPRDFTYALEVRHPDFFAKGEAERALNRLLMDKGINRIMLDSRPLFSVPATTPALVDAQGKKPRLPVHLLATANSPVVRLIGLPQIEDNYPFLPSWLPRWKQWLAEGKDLYLFIHTADNARAPELARQVSRLLGQEMAPWPGENDRARQGLLPF; translated from the coding sequence ATGAGCCTCTATTTGGGTCTGCCACAGTGGTCACACCCGGCCTGGCCCGGCCAGTTGCTGGGGGTAGGCGCCAGGCCCGCCGAGCACCTCGCTCACTATGCCCGGGTGTTCAATACGGTGGAGGGCAACACCACCTTCTACGCCTCCCCCACCCCGGAAACGGTGCGCCGCTGGGCCGATGCGGTCCCCGACCACTTTCGCTTCAGCTTCAAGTTTCCGAAAGACATCAGCCACCAGAGCGATCTGGTGAGCGCCGACAAACAGGTGACGGACTTCATCCGCCTGCTGGCGCCCCTGCACGACAGGCTGGGGCTGCTCAAGCTGCAACTGCCCGCCCGCTTCGGGCCACAGGGGCTGGCCCGTCTGGGTGCCTTCTTCGAGCGGCTGCCGCGGGATTTCACCTATGCCCTCGAGGTGCGCCACCCCGACTTCTTCGCCAAGGGAGAGGCGGAGCGCGCTCTCAACCGGCTGCTGATGGACAAAGGCATCAACCGCATCATGCTCGACAGCCGACCGCTCTTCTCGGTGCCCGCCACTACGCCGGCCCTCGTCGATGCCCAGGGCAAGAAGCCGAGGCTGCCGGTACACCTGCTCGCCACCGCAAACAGCCCGGTAGTGCGTCTGATTGGTCTTCCTCAAATCGAGGACAATTACCCCTTTTTGCCATCCTGGTTGCCCCGCTGGAAACAATGGTTGGCAGAGGGGAAGGATCTCTACCTCTTTATCCATACCGCCGACAACGCCCGGGCCCCCGAGCTGGCCCGTCAGGTCAGTCGGCTGCTCGGTCAGGAGATGGCCCCCTGGCCGGGGGAAAACGATCGCGCGCGCCAGGGCCTGCTGCCCTTTTAG
- the cmoA gene encoding carboxy-S-adenosyl-L-methionine synthase CmoA: MHDQIFAAPIAQLGDFCFDEQVVDVFPDMIQRSVPGYSNIISAIGMMAARYAQPQSRLYDLGCSLGAATQAMRRHVNQPGCQITAVDLSHPMIERARAHLSGFKSEVPVELVEADICDIAIENASVVVLNFTLQFVAPEKRAALIQRIHDGLRPGGILILSEKFRFEDEQVNALLIDLHLDFKRANGYSELEISQKRTALENVMRTDSLETHRARLRDAGFTHQDLWFQCFNFGSMIAIKSSDAQP; this comes from the coding sequence ATGCACGATCAGATTTTTGCCGCCCCCATCGCCCAATTGGGGGATTTTTGCTTTGACGAACAGGTCGTCGATGTCTTCCCCGACATGATCCAGCGCTCTGTGCCGGGTTACAGCAACATCATCTCCGCCATCGGCATGATGGCCGCCCGCTACGCCCAGCCCCAGAGCCGCCTCTACGATCTCGGCTGCTCCCTTGGCGCGGCGACCCAGGCGATGCGCCGCCATGTCAACCAGCCGGGCTGCCAGATCACGGCGGTGGATCTCTCCCACCCCATGATAGAGCGCGCCCGCGCCCACCTGTCGGGCTTCAAGTCCGAGGTGCCGGTGGAGCTGGTGGAGGCGGACATCTGCGACATCGCCATCGAAAACGCCTCAGTGGTGGTGCTCAACTTCACCCTGCAGTTCGTCGCCCCCGAGAAACGGGCCGCCCTCATCCAGCGCATCCATGACGGCCTGCGCCCAGGAGGCATCCTCATCCTGAGCGAGAAGTTCCGCTTCGAGGACGAGCAGGTCAACGCCCTGCTCATCGACTTGCATCTGGACTTCAAGCGGGCCAACGGCTACAGCGAGCTGGAGATAAGCCAGAAGCGCACGGCGCTGGAGAACGTGATGCGCACCGACAGCCTGGAGACCCACCGTGCCCGCCTGCGAGACGCCGGTTTCACTCATCAGGATCTCTGGTTCCAGTGCTTCAACTTCGGCTCCATGATTGCCATCAAATCAAGCGACGCCCAGCCATGA
- the cmoB gene encoding tRNA 5-methoxyuridine(34)/uridine 5-oxyacetic acid(34) synthase CmoB, whose product MIDFANFYQLIAKNRLSHWLHTLPAQLHAWQHDNLHGDLPRWNRALNKLPVVAPGEIELKNRVEIGSLESMNEGERKKTESLLRHFMPWRKGPFTVHGIHIDTEWRSDWKWDRVLPHISPLEGRYVLDVGCGSGYHLWRMVGEGARLAVGIDPSPLFLCQFEAIRHFAGGDQRAHLLPLGIQELPELRAFDTVFSMGVLYHRKSPIEHIEQLRNQLKDDGELVLETLVVDGDEREVLVPTDRYGKMRNVWFIPSSAALKLWVERCGFSDVRIVDENMTSTDEQRRTDWMINESLSDYLDPDDPALTVEGYPAPKRAVLIARKAKD is encoded by the coding sequence ATGATCGATTTCGCCAACTTTTATCAACTGATCGCCAAGAACCGGCTGAGCCACTGGCTGCACACCCTGCCCGCCCAGCTGCACGCCTGGCAGCACGACAACCTGCACGGGGATCTGCCGCGCTGGAACCGGGCCCTCAACAAGCTGCCCGTCGTCGCCCCTGGCGAGATCGAGCTCAAGAACCGGGTCGAGATCGGCAGCCTTGAGAGCATGAACGAAGGGGAGCGCAAGAAGACAGAGAGCCTGCTGCGCCACTTCATGCCCTGGCGCAAGGGGCCTTTTACCGTACACGGCATCCACATCGACACCGAGTGGCGCTCCGACTGGAAGTGGGATCGGGTGCTGCCCCATATCAGCCCCCTCGAAGGTCGTTACGTGCTGGACGTGGGCTGCGGCAGCGGCTACCACCTCTGGCGCATGGTGGGGGAAGGGGCCAGGCTCGCGGTCGGCATAGACCCGAGCCCCCTGTTCCTCTGCCAGTTCGAGGCCATTCGCCACTTCGCCGGGGGCGATCAACGGGCCCACCTGCTGCCGCTCGGCATCCAGGAGCTCCCTGAGCTGCGGGCCTTTGACACCGTCTTCTCCATGGGGGTGCTCTATCATCGCAAGTCCCCCATCGAACACATCGAACAGCTGCGCAATCAGCTGAAAGACGATGGGGAGCTGGTGCTGGAGACCCTGGTGGTCGATGGCGACGAGCGGGAAGTGCTGGTGCCCACCGATCGCTACGGCAAGATGCGCAACGTCTGGTTCATCCCCTCAAGCGCGGCCCTCAAACTCTGGGTCGAGCGCTGCGGCTTCAGCGACGTGCGGATAGTGGACGAGAATATGACCAGTACCGACGAACAGCGTCGTACCGACTGGATGATTAATGAGTCCCTGAGTGACTATCTGGATCCCGATGATCCTGCACTCACGGTCGAAGGATACCCGGCACCCAAGCGGGCCGTACTGATCGCCAGAAAGGCCAAAGACTAG
- a CDS encoding ATP-dependent zinc protease has translation MTLLSLLSLGGCVSMEKAPPVPTLTLAELRNEISLSEQRLQTSMEQQQKQYVQQQHLLVQLNTDVTNMKESVKKVDSKLATLPPEPPKPMAIPTEKCPAPSQGHTVDGKLLVGEAEWIWVDAANDAFQARVDTGATTSSISAQEITIFERNGKNWVRFFLSHQEMDDKIQIEAPLVRHVRVRQASADDLDRRPVVRLTVRIGDMTEKAEFTLKDRSDMTFPVLLGREFLKDIAVVDVAREYIQPKPKLKDVK, from the coding sequence ATGACCCTGCTCTCCCTGCTCAGTCTCGGCGGGTGTGTCAGTATGGAAAAAGCGCCCCCTGTCCCGACCCTGACGCTGGCGGAGCTTCGCAACGAGATAAGCTTGAGCGAGCAACGCCTGCAAACATCCATGGAACAGCAACAGAAGCAGTATGTGCAGCAACAGCACCTGCTGGTTCAGCTCAACACCGATGTCACCAACATGAAAGAGTCCGTGAAGAAAGTCGACAGCAAGCTGGCAACCTTGCCACCCGAGCCCCCCAAGCCCATGGCCATCCCGACCGAGAAGTGCCCGGCCCCGAGCCAGGGCCACACGGTCGACGGCAAGCTGCTGGTGGGTGAAGCCGAGTGGATCTGGGTCGATGCCGCCAACGATGCCTTCCAGGCACGGGTCGATACCGGCGCCACCACCTCCTCCATCAGCGCCCAGGAGATCACCATCTTCGAGCGCAACGGCAAGAACTGGGTGCGCTTCTTCCTGAGCCACCAGGAGATGGATGACAAGATCCAGATCGAGGCGCCGCTGGTGCGTCACGTGCGGGTGCGTCAGGCTTCTGCCGACGACCTCGACCGCCGTCCCGTGGTGCGCCTCACAGTGCGCATCGGCGACATGACCGAGAAGGCCGAGTTTACCCTCAAAGATCGCAGCGACATGACCTTCCCCGTGCTGCTGGGTCGTGAATTCTTGAAAGACATCGCCGTGGTCGACGTGGCCCGCGAGTATATCCAACCAAAACCCAAGCTCAAGGATGTAAAATAA
- a CDS encoding inactive transglutaminase family protein: MVSRKPFYLLVALLFIVGLGMTFYHHVALDVPLTPGEKRQIWSIEAKLEFEATGEPVIASLAIPGTQPGFTLMNENAASPGYGLSFVEKDGDARAEWSIRSASGRQELYYRVDMMADAHAKPAANPLPPAIEKQIESEPYATAMKQILERAQERSADGYTLTREIIKEIEKQEQNAELLKSHKSRASLIAELLNNAEVPARVVHALSLEDGRRRQELVDYLQVFNSPTDYKLFNPQTGEQGQPGNLLLWEYNSGALLDVTGGHNSRVTFSMIEQEQPVNVALAQKFEKSEMMNFSIHSLPLEEQALFKGLLLIPIGVLMVVFLRVLVGIKTSGTFMPVLIAVAFIQTSLVTGLIGFLLIVGTGLVIRSYLSRLNLLLVARISAIIIMVISMIGIFSAFAFKLGLTDGMKITFFPMIILSWTIERMSILWEEEGPKEVFRQGGGSLLVAVIAYLAMDNELIRHLTFNFLGLQLVLMATVLVMGNYTGYKLSELKRFKPLVDEMKSGATPGKDK; the protein is encoded by the coding sequence ATGGTTTCCCGTAAGCCGTTCTATCTGCTGGTCGCCCTGCTGTTCATTGTCGGCCTGGGAATGACGTTTTATCACCATGTCGCCCTGGACGTGCCCCTCACGCCCGGTGAAAAACGTCAGATCTGGTCTATCGAAGCCAAGCTCGAGTTCGAGGCGACCGGCGAGCCGGTGATCGCCTCCCTGGCCATTCCGGGCACCCAGCCCGGCTTCACCCTGATGAACGAGAATGCCGCGAGCCCGGGCTACGGCCTGTCGTTTGTGGAAAAAGACGGGGATGCCCGCGCCGAGTGGTCCATCCGCAGCGCCTCCGGCCGCCAGGAGCTCTACTACCGGGTCGACATGATGGCGGATGCCCATGCCAAGCCCGCCGCCAACCCCCTGCCGCCCGCCATCGAGAAGCAGATCGAGAGTGAGCCCTACGCCACCGCGATGAAGCAGATCCTCGAGCGCGCCCAGGAGCGTTCCGCCGACGGCTACACCCTGACCCGCGAGATCATCAAGGAGATCGAGAAGCAGGAACAGAACGCCGAGCTGCTCAAATCCCACAAGAGCCGCGCCAGCCTGATCGCCGAGCTGCTCAACAACGCCGAGGTGCCGGCGCGCGTGGTGCACGCCCTGAGCCTGGAAGACGGCCGCCGTCGTCAGGAGCTGGTGGACTACCTGCAGGTGTTCAACAGCCCGACCGACTACAAGCTGTTCAACCCCCAGACCGGCGAACAGGGACAACCGGGTAACCTGCTGCTGTGGGAATACAACTCCGGCGCCCTGCTGGACGTCACCGGCGGTCACAACTCCCGCGTCACCTTCTCGATGATCGAGCAGGAGCAACCGGTGAACGTGGCCCTGGCGCAGAAGTTCGAGAAGTCCGAGATGATGAACTTCTCCATCCACAGCCTGCCACTGGAAGAGCAGGCCCTGTTCAAGGGGCTGCTGCTGATCCCCATCGGCGTGCTGATGGTGGTGTTCCTGCGGGTTCTGGTGGGGATCAAGACCTCCGGCACCTTTATGCCGGTGCTGATCGCGGTCGCCTTCATCCAGACTTCCCTGGTCACCGGTCTCATCGGCTTCCTGCTGATCGTCGGCACCGGCCTGGTGATCCGCTCCTACCTGTCGCGGCTCAACCTGCTGCTGGTGGCGCGAATATCGGCGATCATCATCATGGTGATCTCGATGATCGGCATCTTCTCCGCCTTTGCCTTCAAGCTAGGGCTGACCGACGGCATGAAGATCACCTTCTTCCCGATGATCATCCTCTCCTGGACCATAGAGCGGATGTCCATCCTGTGGGAAGAAGAGGGCCCCAAAGAGGTGTTCCGTCAGGGTGGCGGCTCCCTGCTGGTGGCGGTCATCGCCTACCTGGCCATGGACAACGAGCTCATTCGTCACCTCACCTTCAACTTCCTCGGCCTGCAACTGGTGCTGATGGCGACCGTGCTGGTGATGGGTAACTACACCGGCTACAAGCTGAGCGAGCTCAAGCGCTTCAAGCCGCTGGTGGACGAAATGAAGTCCGGTGCCACCCCGGGTAAGGACAAGTAA
- a CDS encoding alpha-L-glutamate ligase-like protein: MWFWQKYTSPWSLSQAGILGMNKRNHSYISRYNPRRLYPLVDDKLKTKRIALDAGVTVPELIGTIREQHDVTRITELVKDWPGFCIKPARGSGGKGILVILRQEEGSFYKPNGSACNGQDLERHVSNILAGLYSLGGKPDVALVEGLINFDDVFDGYSFEGVPDARVIIFKGFPVMAMMRLSTSASDGKANLHQGAVGVGLCLRTGRALRAVQFGNPLRHHPDTGLDLYDLKVPHWDTLLTLAASCYEMSGLGYIGTDMVLDKFRGPMLLELNARPGLAIQIANGRGLVPNLKTIEKLGQVKMNVEQRVNFAKDHFGIFDE, from the coding sequence ATGTGGTTCTGGCAGAAATACACCAGCCCGTGGAGCCTGTCCCAAGCAGGCATCCTCGGCATGAACAAACGCAACCACTCCTACATCAGCCGCTACAACCCGCGTCGTCTCTACCCGCTGGTGGATGACAAGCTCAAGACCAAGCGCATAGCGCTGGATGCGGGGGTGACGGTGCCCGAACTCATCGGCACCATCCGCGAGCAGCACGACGTGACCCGTATCACCGAGCTGGTGAAGGATTGGCCGGGCTTCTGCATCAAGCCGGCCCGCGGCTCGGGGGGCAAGGGGATACTGGTGATCCTGCGCCAGGAAGAGGGCAGCTTCTACAAGCCCAACGGCAGCGCCTGCAACGGCCAGGATCTGGAGCGTCATGTCTCCAACATACTGGCGGGCCTCTATTCCCTCGGCGGCAAGCCCGACGTGGCGCTGGTGGAAGGCCTCATCAACTTCGATGACGTCTTCGACGGCTACTCCTTCGAAGGGGTCCCCGATGCCCGGGTGATCATCTTCAAGGGCTTCCCGGTGATGGCCATGATGCGCCTCTCCACCTCGGCCTCGGACGGCAAGGCGAACCTGCACCAGGGTGCTGTGGGCGTGGGTCTGTGCCTGCGCACCGGTCGTGCCCTGCGGGCGGTGCAGTTTGGCAACCCGCTGCGCCACCACCCGGACACCGGCCTGGATCTCTACGATCTCAAGGTGCCCCACTGGGATACCCTGCTGACCCTGGCCGCCTCCTGCTACGAGATGTCGGGTCTGGGCTACATCGGCACCGACATGGTGCTCGACAAGTTCCGCGGCCCCATGCTGCTGGAGCTCAACGCCCGTCCCGGTCTCGCCATCCAGATAGCCAACGGTCGCGGCCTGGTGCCCAATCTCAAGACCATAGAGAAGCTGGGTCAGGTCAAGATGAACGTGGAGCAGCGGGTCAACTTCGCCAAGGATCACTTCGGTATCTTCGACGAATAG
- a CDS encoding hydrogen peroxide-inducible genes activator, with the protein MQRWPSLKQLQYLVALDEHKNFNRAAKACHVSQSTLSTGIQTLEDMMNLQLVERDHKSFIMTPVGMEIVARARNLLSDARDLMELGQQQGGVMHGTVRLGCIPTIAPFLLSKLLQVCGKAYPELELLLREDTTTNLLKQLEQGQLDLLILALPVEIGGFHSKTVGQDPFHMVMPSNMAATLHMPFDYKELPNQSIFLLEREHCLTEHAVSACRLRDKSKINPFAATSLHTLVQMVGAGLGTTFLPQMAIDAGILDNSDLVAIPLPGEKPYREIGLVWRPSTTRVQTFYKIAELLTPLISPKAAD; encoded by the coding sequence ATGCAACGTTGGCCCAGCCTGAAACAGCTGCAGTATCTGGTCGCTCTGGACGAGCACAAGAATTTCAATCGCGCCGCCAAGGCCTGTCATGTCAGCCAGTCCACCCTGAGTACCGGGATCCAGACCCTGGAGGACATGATGAACCTGCAACTGGTGGAGCGTGACCACAAGAGCTTCATCATGACGCCGGTCGGCATGGAGATAGTGGCGCGGGCGCGCAACCTGCTCTCCGACGCCCGGGATCTGATGGAGCTCGGCCAGCAGCAGGGAGGCGTCATGCACGGCACCGTCCGCCTGGGTTGCATCCCCACCATAGCCCCCTTCCTGCTCAGCAAGCTGCTGCAGGTGTGCGGCAAGGCCTATCCGGAGCTGGAGCTGCTGCTGCGGGAAGACACCACCACCAACCTGCTCAAGCAGCTGGAGCAGGGGCAGCTCGACTTGCTGATCCTGGCCCTGCCGGTGGAGATAGGCGGCTTTCACAGCAAGACGGTGGGGCAAGATCCCTTCCACATGGTGATGCCGTCAAATATGGCTGCCACTCTGCACATGCCGTTCGACTACAAGGAGCTGCCCAATCAGAGCATCTTCCTGCTGGAGCGGGAACACTGCCTGACCGAGCACGCGGTGAGCGCCTGCCGGCTGCGGGACAAGAGCAAGATCAACCCCTTCGCCGCCACCAGTCTGCACACCCTGGTGCAGATGGTGGGCGCTGGCCTTGGCACCACCTTCCTGCCCCAGATGGCCATAGATGCGGGCATCCTCGACAACTCGGATCTGGTGGCCATCCCCCTGCCCGGGGAGAAGCCCTATCGGGAGATTGGCCTGGTATGGCGCCCCAGCACCACCCGGGTGCAGACCTTCTACAAGATTGCCGAGCTGCTCACGCCGCTGATAAGCCCCAAGGCAGCGGACTGA
- a CDS encoding C40 family peptidase, with amino-acid sequence MFRTLLPPLLALLVVACSSTPEPPPPARQASAFDGFYQQWRGVPYRMGGTNRAGLDCSAFTQLAYQQVLGFTLPRTTESQASLGRPVDRYRLQHGDLVFFKTGWQQYHVGVYTGAGEFIHASTSKGVIRSRLDNVYWNSRYWQARRLTQ; translated from the coding sequence ATGTTTCGCACCTTGCTTCCGCCCCTGCTGGCCCTGCTTGTCGTCGCCTGCTCCAGTACCCCGGAGCCGCCCCCTCCTGCCCGCCAGGCCAGTGCCTTCGACGGCTTCTATCAGCAGTGGCGCGGCGTCCCCTATCGCATGGGCGGCACCAATCGCGCCGGCCTCGACTGCTCCGCCTTCACCCAGCTTGCCTACCAGCAGGTGCTGGGCTTCACCCTGCCCCGCACTACCGAGTCCCAGGCCAGTCTCGGCAGGCCGGTGGACAGATACCGGTTGCAGCACGGGGATCTGGTGTTCTTCAAGACCGGCTGGCAGCAGTACCACGTCGGCGTCTATACCGGTGCCGGTGAGTTCATTCATGCCTCCACCAGCAAGGGGGTGATCCGCTCGCGCCTCGACAACGTCTACTGGAACAGCCGCTACTGGCAGGCCCGTCGCCTGACCCAGTAG
- a CDS encoding coniferyl aldehyde dehydrogenase, whose product MEAIRTESPDKFSLPEQVNRLKQACQAHPMPSLEQRRNRLSALKGALLAHKQALCDALALDYGQRSDYDSLVADILPCVMQINYSLKRLKGWMRPARRHPGLLLAPARVEVHYQPLGVIGIMVPWNFPVMLSLGPLIGAIAAGNRAMIKLSEFTPHTNALLRTLLAQVFGDDEVVVIEGDAGLAAAFSTLPFDHLLFTGSTAVGRLVMAAAAPQLTPLTLELGGKSPCLIAPDMPLPLAVERMIFGKSLNAGQICVAPDYVLLPRGQEQSFIEAYQAHFHRLYPKGLESPDYGSIINGAQYERLTAWLAEAKQAGAQVHPCASPARDDGAHRLVPHLLTEVPGHCQLMQQEIFGPLLPLVPYDSIEEAIAYVAARPRPLAFYLMSLDPALQSRLIRETHAGGMAINECLFQVAADDAPFGGIGPSGMGHYHGHEGFLTFSKAKTVLRRGRFSAGTLIHPPYRRWYQRLMMALFLR is encoded by the coding sequence ATGGAAGCCATACGAACAGAGTCCCCAGACAAGTTCTCCCTGCCCGAGCAGGTGAACCGCCTCAAGCAGGCCTGTCAGGCCCATCCCATGCCGAGCCTGGAGCAGCGTCGCAACCGGCTGAGCGCACTCAAGGGGGCTCTGCTCGCCCACAAGCAGGCGCTCTGCGACGCCCTGGCCCTGGACTATGGCCAGCGCAGCGACTACGACAGCCTGGTCGCCGACATACTGCCCTGCGTCATGCAGATCAACTACAGCCTGAAACGGCTCAAGGGCTGGATGAGGCCAGCACGGCGCCACCCCGGCCTGCTGCTGGCCCCCGCCAGGGTCGAGGTGCACTATCAGCCTCTGGGCGTCATCGGCATCATGGTGCCCTGGAACTTCCCGGTGATGCTGAGTCTGGGGCCCCTCATCGGCGCCATCGCCGCCGGCAACAGAGCCATGATCAAGCTCTCGGAGTTCACCCCCCATACCAATGCCCTGTTGCGCACCCTGCTGGCCCAGGTGTTTGGGGATGACGAGGTGGTGGTCATCGAGGGGGACGCGGGACTCGCGGCCGCCTTCAGCACCCTCCCCTTCGATCATCTGCTGTTCACCGGCTCCACTGCGGTGGGCAGGCTGGTGATGGCCGCCGCCGCCCCCCAGCTCACCCCCCTCACCCTGGAGCTCGGTGGCAAGAGCCCCTGCCTCATCGCCCCCGACATGCCGCTGCCCCTGGCGGTGGAGCGGATGATCTTCGGCAAGAGCCTCAACGCCGGCCAGATCTGCGTGGCCCCGGACTATGTGCTGCTGCCACGGGGGCAGGAGCAGTCCTTTATCGAGGCCTACCAGGCGCACTTTCACCGCCTCTATCCCAAGGGGCTGGAAAGCCCGGATTACGGCTCCATCATCAACGGGGCCCAGTACGAGCGACTCACCGCCTGGCTGGCGGAGGCGAAGCAGGCGGGCGCCCAGGTGCACCCTTGCGCCTCGCCGGCCCGGGATGACGGTGCCCACCGCCTGGTGCCCCACCTGCTGACCGAGGTGCCCGGCCACTGCCAGCTGATGCAGCAGGAGATCTTCGGCCCCCTGCTCCCCCTGGTGCCCTATGACAGCATCGAGGAGGCCATTGCCTATGTGGCGGCCCGGCCACGCCCGCTGGCGTTCTATCTGATGAGCCTGGATCCGGCGCTGCAGAGCCGCCTCATCCGGGAGACCCACGCCGGTGGCATGGCCATCAACGAGTGCCTGTTCCAGGTGGCGGCGGACGACGCCCCCTTCGGCGGCATAGGCCCCTCCGGCATGGGTCACTACCACGGCCACGAGGGCTTTCTCACCTTCTCCAAGGCGAAAACCGTGCTGCGCCGCGGCCGTTTCAGCGCCGGAACCCTGATCCACCCCCCTTATCGGCGCTGGTACCAGCGGCTGATGATGGCCCTGTTCCTGCGCTAG